The genomic region GGGAGTCCAGCGTGGGTCAAGGCCCGACGCTTCTCTGCAGCAGGGTAAGCTGCACTCTAACGTGCAGGCCCAAATTTTATCCTCTTCCCTGCCTTTTTGCACCAGGTCACCTATGGATTCCCCTCCCCCCCTGCTGTTTAGCCCCCAGTCACCCCCCCATGTGCGTAAAGCACGCCGCTATCAGGCCTCTTATCCTTTGTCATCCCCTCCCCCCCTGTCCCCTTTATTTTCACAGCCCACTTTTGTCCCGGTCCAATATTCTGCTCCCAGCTCCCCTTCTCAGAGAGGTAGCAGATCTCCCAATGCCACATTGCAGACAGTAGATGTCGCCATCAGCCCCCCGCACACTTCATCCCGCAGGGAAGATGAACGCAGGACCCCATTGCATGCTCAGCGCCGCTCCAGCCGCAAAGATAACTATAGGTCTTCTGTGCACTCCCAGCGCCGTCAAAGTCACAGGGATTTTCAGGGGCTCTACCACAGTCAAGCGTTTGATTCTGGCTCTGAGTTTTCTCGTGCAGGTTACATCCGCCAGGATTCACACCGAAGTCGCCAGACCCGCCGTTACAGCGCCTCCTCATCTGGTTCAAGTGGCCGCGCTGCGGCGTGCTTTCCCGAAGGTTCCCGCCATAGAGGTCGCCATCACTTCCAGGAATCTTCCCGCCACCGTTCAAGCTCACGCCATAGAGATCATCACCAGGAATCTTCTCGTCACCGGTCACATCATTCCAAATACGTCAGAGCGTCCCGCAGTAGCTCCAGGAGAAGGTCGCCACAACAACATCAGCAGCCTTCACGCAGTCATCAGCAATCTACCGGTAGATCATCGCACCGCGAATCCAGCAAGGGATCACCACAGCCGCATCAGCCAGAAGCACCTCAACAGCCTGCCTCTCAAGACCAACCTCAGACTCTGCTCGCCAACCCATCATCTCATCCTACAGCAGCAAACGGTGAGTTCGGTGGTCTCCCCTCATGGGCGGCCATTACCTCCCCACACAACACCAACAACGCTGACATCATCACATCCCTGAAGGCATTTATCTCACAATTAGAGGGCTCTCAACACACtcaaggggggggggtggtatCTCAGGTAGACGCTAGCCTAGGCTCAGGTACCGCATTCAGGGACACCATGTTTTGCGGAGTCGCCCCTTTAGGCACTTCTGTTTCGGAGGACCTAAAGAATAAAATCTTTAGGGGCGAATACGTAGACATATGGTCCCTACTGAATGTCGACCACATTTCGGTCGATAAAGAGAGAACATACGAGAAGGGTTCTGAAAAGAAATTGAAAGTTTCTAAAACTTTCCACAATTGGCTGCAGGCTTTCGCAGTTTTAGGATCCCTTATAACACAAAAGTCACCGTCTTCTGCCCctgacctttttgtttatttagtCACCATCCTAAACGCCTTTAAGCTTCACGGGGGCAGTGCATGGTGGATGTACGACGAGGAATTTCGTCGTAGCCTCCCCCTCAATCCTACTGTAGGTTGGGCCTCTAAGGCCACGGATGTCTGGATCCAACTCATCCTTGCGCAACGGTCGCAGCGCTCCTTTCCTGGCCCTTCCGCAGGGGCGCCCCACCAGCACGCCTCTGCGGCCCACAAGCCAACAGGAGCATGTTGGCTCTACAATGAGGGCCACTGCAGGTTCTACACTTCGTGTAAATTTAGACACGAGTGTTCAATTTGCGGGGGAAATCATACGGCCTTGCGCTGCTATCGCCGGAACAAGCAAAATACCGTCGGTAACGCACAACCCACGAACGCCAGTGAACGCCAGCAGGTTAAGCCCCTGGCTAAACCTTTACCCCAAGACGCAGGAAGCAAAGCTTCTTGATTCAGGTTTTCGTTTCGGTTTCTTCATCCcccatcacccctcctcagccTTATTCAAATGTAACAATCTAATATCAGTCAGGGAAAATCCTTTATTAGCTCTAGAGAAAGTCCACAAAGAAGTCCAATTAGGCAGGATGGCTGGTCCCTTTGCAGAACCTCCCTTTACTAACCTCAGGGTTTCCCCCTTGGGCTTGGTTCCCAAAAAGGAATCCAACAAATTCAGGCTGATCCATCATCTTTCATTCCCCAAGGGTTCATCCGTTAACGATGCCATATCAAAGGATGACGCCGCTGTGTCGTATGTCTCTTTTGATCGGGCCGTTAACTTGGTGAGGCAAGCAGGCCCAGGAGCCTTGCTAGCAAAATCTGATATTGAATCTGCTTTCCGGTTACTCCCAGTCCATCCCGCCTGTTTCCATCTATTGGGGTGTTTCTTGGAGGGTTACTACTATTTCGACATGTGCCTCCCTATGGGCTGCTCCATATCGTGTTACTATTTTGAAGTTTTCAGCACGTTTCTGGAGTGGCTCATTGGTTATGAGACAGGTATTTTTTCAATGACCCATTACTTGGACGATTTTTTGTTTGTCGGGCAGAGGGATTCCGATACTTGCTCTTTCCTCTTGCGTAGTTTTATATCACTTATGGAGTACATTGGGGTCCCTTTGTCTGCCGACAAGACTGTCGGTCCGGTTTCTAAGCTATCATTCTTAGGTATTGAGCTTGACACATCTACCATGACTTTTAGTTTGCCAGAGGAAAAAATTTCCCGCCTACGCCAGGAAATTGATCGTATGCTCAGTAAAAAGAAAGCCACCCTCCACCAGTTTCAGGTCCTACTGGGCTTGCTCAATTTTGCATGCAAAGTCATTCCCATGGGACGCGCTTTCTCACGCCGCCTTTCGTTAGCCACTAAAGGTACACTTCATCATAGTCATTTCATTAGAGTAACCAGCCCCCTGAGACAGGATTTGGAAATTTGGCAGATATTTTTACAGGATTTCAATGGTTCTGGTATCCTCCAGGATGCAGAGACAGATAGTTGTTCCTTGAAGTTATCTATTGCTGCCTCCGCTAATGGAGGTTTTGCTACCATATGGCGTGATAGCTGGTGCAGGGGCGATTGGCCATCTTCATGGCAGAAAATGGGATTGCTTTCTAATGGCCCCTCTTATGGCTTTTTTCTTTAGTCGTGGCTCTTGAAATTTGGGGTCCTAATTTAGCCAACACCAGAATTAGGTTATGGTCATCCGAGGCCTCTCTGGTACATGTCATCAATAGTCTCTCCTCCTCATCATATCCCGTACTCGCGCTGCTACGTCACCTAGTTTTGCGCTGCCTTCAATCTAACATTTGGCTTCGTGCTAGGCATGTCCCTGAATTTTCGAACGACATGGCTAATGCCTTGTCTCGTTCACGATTTCAGGCGTTCAAAGAACTTCACGGGTCAGCGGACGAGTCCGGGATTGTATGCCCCCAATTCTTATGGAGCCTGGTAGAGAACAGTTCGCACACTTGATAAGGACTTCCATATCGTCAGCTACATGGCAGAAGTATTCCGTGTCTTGGTCACATTGGCTTTTATTCTCCGGCGGTACACTACCCGCGGAGAGGTCCCAACTTCTAGATAATTCTTTAAATTGGCTATTGCAAATTAGGCGACAGGGCGCATCATTTAATAAGGCAAAGAGTAGTTTGGCCGGCTTGTCCTTTATGCTAAAATTACATAATCGTCCCGATATAACCAAAGATTTCATCTTTAAACAAATCCTAAAAGGCTGGAAACGTGAAAAAGTTTCGCATGATTCCCGGAGACCAGTGTCCCTTCCCCTATTCGGTCGTTTAATCTCTATTTTAGACATTGTCTGCTCAGATGCCTTCGAGGCGTCATTATTCAAAGCGGCGTTTTCTATCGCCTTTTTCGGGGCCTTGCGGATAGGTGAGTTAGTCCCACTCAGTGCTACTAGGCCCGGGGGCTTACTCAGCCGCGACGTAATCGTAAAACAGGATTCCGTTAAGGTCTGTATTCGTCGCTCCAAAACTGATTTTTTCGGCAGGGGTACGTGGTTCTCCATTCTACCTTTGGGCGCCGATCCGTGCCCGGTTACCATGATTAACAGTTACGAACGTGGCCGCCCGGCGGGTAATAATTTCCTCGTTCACATCTCCGGTACTCCGCTATCCCGTTTTCAATTCGGCGCAGTTTTTAAAAAATCACTACTGTATTTAGGTTTAAACCCAAAAGAGTTTGGAACTCATTCCTTCCGCATTGGCGCTGCAACTACAGCACACTCATGCGGAATGAGCGAGGAATCCATAAAAAGGCTGGGCAGGTGGAAATCTGATTGTTTTAAGTCTTACATCCGCCCAGACCTCGATCCTTTACTGTAGATGTTCCCAAAtcttacatttattattattattattattattattattattattcaaaaaaaaaaaaaaaaaaaaaaaaaatttgtctcgtAATGTTTCAGGCCCTCAAAAGCAAGTATGGATCATCGGTCATTCCTTCATTCATTGGGCCGAGCGGAGAGCTGCTGTCCGCCCTTGCGGCCTTAATTTAGGTCTTCAGGAAGCACGAGTACACTGGCGTGGCGTTCGCGGCATGCGGTGGACCCAAGTTTTGCCGGAGGTAGTGCAGGTCAGCCGGGGCTGCCAAGAGGATGTAATCGTTATTGTCCATGCGGGGGGCAATGACTTGGGTCGGGTAAAATTAGGAGAGCTCATTACCCTGATCAAGGAAGACTTTGCCCGTTTTCCCAACTTCTTTAACTCCATAACCTTAGCCTGGTCGGAGATTATCCCCCGCTGTAACTGGAAGGGCGCGCGGGATTACGATGCCATCGAGCGGGCGCGCAAGATTCTAAATATGCGGGTTTCTAAGCACGTCACTTCCCTGGGTGGTGTAGTCATTCGCCACACTGAGCTGGAAGGGGATAATAGGCACCTGCTTATCGGTGATGGAGTCCATTTGAACCCAATTGGGTTAGATATTTTCTTGGTGGGTCTGCAGGATTTGGCTGAGAGGGCCATCGCTTTAGGCaatgtggggggtcgcagccggtgctAGGCGCTTAttggctgctccgtggcggagtTAGTCTTGCCTAAGGCGAAAGGAAAGTTGCCCACGTGTCGGCTGTCGTTCTGCAGCCGCCATTCGGGCGAAGGTTGGTTTTTCAAGAATTGAAAGGATTGATGTTTGTTTACAATTTAAGTTGCActttaattaaaatgttaaataCGTTTTTATGGTTAATAAATtaatgctgtggcctacccacttCCCAACACAAGAAAAGAGGTTTCATTCATTATTTACGATTTTGGTTTTATTGGTTACCCAAAGGGGGTCAATAGCCAAGGTTTGGCTTAGTTCACAAATACCTGCAGTCTCTATGGCCCCAAATCAATTAGAGAAGGGGCCAGGGACTGAAGGGGATTTAGGGTTAAAAATTTGAATGGAAATTGGCGGTGGCCCCCCCCCTTACCCTGGGCGGTCATCAAGGGGTGGGCAACCAGCCCAAGGGCCCTCCCAGGGCATATAAAAGCAATGAGGACACGTAGGGGGGCCTCTAACCTTCTGCCCTCAAGGACCGAGAGGTGTGAAgtctccctcccaccctgccctcaggttAACTACAAACCTTTTTTTAGGTATCTTCTCGTTTCTGGCTGTTTCCCTCTGTTTTCTTGCAGATGTCACAGCATCGGCGGAGTTAGTCTTGCCTAAGGCGAAAGGAAAGTTGCCCACGTGTCGGCTGTCGTTCTGCAGCCGCCATTCGGGCGAAGGTTGGTTTTTCAAGAATTGAAAGGACTGATGTTTGTTTACAATTTAAGTTGCActttaattaaaatgttaaataCGTTTTTATGGTTAATAAATtaatgctgtggcctacccacttCCCAACACAAGAAAAGAGGTTTCATTCATTATTTACGATTTTGGTTTTATTGGTTACCCAAAGGGGGTCAATAGCCAAGGTTTGGCTTAGTTCACAAATACCTGCAGTCCATTCTTAATATCATCTCTTAATCTGCTTATTTGCATCTCCATCTTAAATACAACCTTCTTAGAAACACTTGAGCTCAATCCAGAAACACCACAAACTTCACTTGACTCACCAGCCACCATTACATCTCCTCCATGATCTCCATGCTGCAGGCCGCACTCCAGGCTCTGGGCTTTCCCAGGATCCTCAGCCCAGctaccctctcctcctcctgggtCAGAGGCCATGCCTCCACCCTGCagggagctcacacagacacgtCTATCCtctcctatggacaagaatagaactacaataatactactataaaactgccccctatgtacaagaatataccaactataatactgccccccatgtacaagaatataactactataatactgccccctatgtaaaagaatatacagagaacataaacgcacttcacaggaggggtcagagcaggctacacctgctgaggaggctgacggcattcggagtgcggggggctcttcttaagaccttcttcaactctgtagtggcatcagccatcttctttggtgtagtctgttggggtagcagcatctcagctagggagaggagcagactggacaaactgattaggaaagccagttctgtcctggggggtcctcttgacacagtgcaggtggtagctgagaggaggacactgtgtaagttgaagtctattctggagaatagatcccatcccttgcatgacacTGTGGTGGCACTGGGGAGCACTTTCAGTGACCggctgcttcaccccaaatgtgaaagggagcgttatcgtaagtcattcctccccgctgccatcaggctgttcaacaaacaaggcccaaacagaagtaacctgcgccccccacctaaccagtccctgtaaGTCCCACCcatagactaaacatcaaactgccgatcattgcttgtctcttttttgtctttttatcccccatttctttttgttcatttatccctaaaattattgttgtcatataactactataatattgccctctatgtacaagaatataactactataatactgccccctatgtacaagaatataactactataatactgccccctatgtacaagaatataaccactataatactgttcctatgtacaagaatataactac from Engystomops pustulosus chromosome 10, aEngPut4.maternal, whole genome shotgun sequence harbors:
- the LOC140104597 gene encoding uncharacterized protein: MEGVQRGSRPDASLQQGKLHSNVQAQILSSSLPFCTRSPMDSPPPLLFSPQSPPHVRKARRYQASYPLSSPPPLSPLFSQPTFVPVQYSAPSSPSQRGSRSPNATLQTVDVAISPPHTSSRREDERRTPLHAQRRSSRKDNYRSSVHSQRRQSHRDFQGLYHSQAFDSGSEFSRAGYIRQDSHRSRQTRRYSASSSGSSGRAAACFPEGSRHRGRHHFQESSRHRSSSRHRDHHQESSRHRSHHSKYVRASRSSSRRRSPQQHQQPSRSHQQSTGRSSHRESSKGSPQPHQPEAPQQPASQDQPQTLLANPSSHPTAANGVQRTSRVSGRVRDCMPPILMEPGREQFAHLIRTSISSATWQKYSVSWSHWLLFSGGTLPAERSQLLDNSLNWLLQIRRQGASFNKAKSSLAGLSFMLKLHNRPDITKDFIFKQILKGWKREKVSHDSRRPVSLPLFGRLISILDIVCSDAFEASLFKAAFSIAFFGALRIGELVPLSATRPGGLLSRDVIVKQDSVKVCIRRSKTDFFGRGTWFSILPLGADPCPVTMINSYERGRPAGNNFLVHISGTPLSRFQFGAVFKKSLLYLGLNPKEFGTHSFRIGAATTAHSCGMSEESIKRLGRWKSDCFKSYIRPDLDPLL